AGCGATCGAGCTGCGTTGACGGGTCGCACGCTGGCAGGCTCGACTGCGGCTCTGGTACTAATCCGTCGTGAGGACTTGGGAGCGAATGCGGTCTGGTGGCCGCCGCGGACTTCAAATCCGTCGGTCGGGCGTCTTTGACGTCCGAGGTGGGTTCGATTCCCACGCGTTCCCGCCACTTCTGGCCCTTTCCATCGCGCTCCTGGTGGGCGCTGGAGCCAGAGCGGCTGGCGCTCAGGGGGCGACGGCCCGACCCGCCGCTCCCGACAGCTCCGTGGGTCCTACAGCTCCCGTGCCGAGCTTCCAGCCGGCCCCGCCGGACACCGGCGGACCGATCTTCCGCGTCGTTCCGGATACCTCGGCCGACCACTCGGAAGCCGAATCCGAGCGCGTGCTGGAAGAAGCCGCGCAGCGGCGCCGCGAGCTGGCGAGCAAGTCGAAGGCGAAGCCTTTCAGCGAGCCGCGCTACGTGATGCTGCGCTCAGCCTTGCTGCCGGGCTGGGGCCAGCTCTACAACGGCGCCTGGCTCAAGGCGATCGGTGTCGCCGCGGGTGAGATCGGACTCGCGGTCGGGATCTATCAGGACGAGAAGGAGCTGGACCGTCTTTCGAAGGAGGCCGACGCGGCGCTGGAGGCCGGCCTCGAGGACGAGTACTTCGAGGCGACCACGGCCTACAACGAACGGTTGAACCAATCGATACGGCGCCGCTGGTTCCTGGGTGGACTGCTGG
The genomic region above belongs to Candidatus Eisenbacteria bacterium and contains:
- a CDS encoding DUF5683 domain-containing protein, with amino-acid sequence MGPTAPVPSFQPAPPDTGGPIFRVVPDTSADHSEAESERVLEEAAQRRRELASKSKAKPFSEPRYVMLRSALLPGWGQLYNGAWLKAIGVAAGEIGLAVGIYQDEKELDRLSKEADAALEAGLEDEYFEATTAYNERLNQSIRRRWFLGGLLAYALADAYVDAHFSRFDVQFDAPRTTGGGKSDFGGRLRLRWSF